TCGCGCGCGGCAGTGGCAGCTTGGTGCTGGTCGCCAGCGTGGCCGGCTACATGGGCTTGCCCAACGCCACCGTCTACGGGCCGACCAAGGCCGCGCTGATCAACCTGGCCGAACTGCTCTACGCCGAGCTGCATCCGCGCGGGCTGGGCGTCTATCTGGTCAACCCGGGATTCGTCAAGACACGCCTGACGGCCAACAACGCGTTCCCGATGCCTGCCCTGCTCACCCCCGAGGCCGCCGCCGAGGCCATCCTGCACGGGCTGGCGCGCGGCCGCTTCGAGATCGATTTCCCGCGCCGCTTCACCCTCGTGCTCAAGTTCGCCAGCCTGTTACCCTACCGGCTGCGCCTTGCGGCCCTGCAAAAAGTGATGGACGCGCCGTGATGCCATTGACTGGCCCGAACGCACTGACGGAGTTGACCAACTTGACCGAGCCGACCGGGCTGACAGCCCTGCTGCGATGGTACGAAACGCTCTCGCCCGCCTCGCTGGGCGACATCGCGCGCTTCTATTCCGACGATGCCCGCTTCAAGGATCCCTTCAACGATGTGCGCGGACGCGAGGCGATCCGCCGGATCTTTGCGCATATGTTCGTCGCCACGGACAACCCGCGCTTTGTGATCGGTGAGCAATTCCGGAAACCGGGCCAGGCGTTTGTGCTGTGGGACTTCCACTTCACCCTGAAGGGCAAGCCTTACCACGTGCACGGTAGTTCGCATTTTTGCTTTGGCGACGATGGGCGCGTGACACTCCATCGCGACTACTGGGACGCCGCGCAGGAGCTTTGGCAGCAACTGCCCTGGCTAGGGCCGCTGGTAGGCTGGCTGCGCCGGCGCTTCGCCACGCCACTTTCCTAGCCGCGCTAGTGCGCTTGCGGCTGGCATTGCGCGTGATCCCCGGTTACATTCCAAGCAGTTTGTGACGGTGTGCGGCCATATTCCTGGGAACATCCCGGCGGCAATGGCGGTCACTACCCGCGTGCCGCGCCCAACCGAGGCGATGCCGGCCCGACAAGGAATGCCCAATGAACCTCACCGTCCACGACCTCCTGGCCTTGGCCAGCGCCAGTATCCTGACCGTGACCGTGGTCGCCATCCACTACGAAGCCCTGCGACTGCTGTCCGGCATGAATCCGCGCCGCTGGACCGGCCGCGTCAACGTTGGCGTGCTGATTGTCTGCATCATCCTGGCCCATAGCCTTGAAGCCATGGTGTTCGCCGTCGGCTACTGGGTCGCGGGCAATGTGCTGGGCCTGGGCGGCCTTACCAGCGCCCATCCCATCACGCCCATCGTCTACCTCTACTTTTCACTTGAAACCTTCACCACGCAAAGCCTGGGCGACATCGCGCCGATCGGCGCCACGCGCCTGCTCGCCAGCATCGAGCCGCTGGTGGGCCTGATCCTGATCGGCTGGTCGACCTCCTTCACCTACATCATCATGCGCCGCGACTGGCCAACCGGCACCTCCAGGCAAGCGGCGCAAGCGGATCTGTAGGCACGGCGCACGGCACCTGCTGGTTACAGGATCGGCGCAAATAGCGTGGCCACGTGCATCGCCACGCGGCGCAGCGTCGGCGCAGCGGTGTATTCGCTGCGCTCGATCTGGCAGGCCTGCGCGAAGTCCGCCTCCAGCATGCGCGTCACGCTAGCGGTAAAATCGCGGTCCGCGGTCATCACCATCAGCTCGAAATTGAGCCGGAACGAGCGGTTGTCGAGGTTTGCGCTGCCGACCGCCGCGGCCTCATCGTCGATCAGGATAACCTTCTGGTGCAGGAAGCCCGGCTGGTAGCGATAGAGCTTCACGCCCGCGCAGACGGCCTGGTAGGCATACAGGGTGGAGGCGGCGAACACCACGAGATGGTCGGGGCGCGCCGGCAGCAGGATGCGTACGTCAACCCCGCGCAGCACCGCCAGCCGGAGCACGGCGAACACGGCCTCGTCCGGCACGAAGTACGGGCTGGTGATCCACACCCGCCAGCGCGCCGCCTGGATCGCCTCGACGAAGAACAGCGAGCAGGTCTCCTGCGCGTCGGCGGGGCCGGACGGCACCACCTGGCAGGTCATGCCCCCGGCAGGTGCTGCCGGCGGGGGCAGCAGCATCGGCACCTCCCGCGCGGCCCAGAACCAGTCTTCGGCAAACACCATCTGCAAGTCCAGCACCGCGCTGCCGCGGATCTCGATATGCGTGTCGCGCCAGGGCGCCAGCGGCGGCTTTAGCCCGACGTACTCGTTGCCGACGTTATGACCGCCCGTAAACGCGCACTCCCCGTCCACCACCACCAGCTTGCGGTGGTTGCGGAAATTGAGCTGGAAGCGGTTGACAAAGCCGCGCCGCGTGGCAAAGGCGCGCGCCTCCACCCCGGCGGCCAGCAGCACCTTGACGTACTGGCCCGGCAACGCATGCGAGCCGATGCTGTCGTAGAGGAAATACACCTTCACGCCCGCGGCAGCGCGTTCACACAGCAGGCTCTGCAGGCGCCGTCCAAGCGCATCGTCGTGGACGATGAAGAACTGCACGATCACCACCTGCCGCGCCGCGGCGATCGCGGCAAAGATGGCCTCGAACGTCGCCTCGCCGTTGACCAGCAGCCGCACCGCGTTGTTGGCCAGGCACGGCATGCCGGTCAGCCGGGGCAAGGCGCGCAGGTAAGGCTGGGGGGGCGAGTGCACGACGCTGGCGTCGCGTGCCTCGCGCTCGTGCGGCTCCATCTCGTGCGTGACCTCGCGCAGCCGGTCGTTGTTGAAGCGCCGGGCGTTCACGTAGCCGGCAAAACTCCTGCTGCCGAGGATCAGGTAAGGGATCAGCGTGAAGTACGGCATCATCACCAGCGAGCCGGCCCACGCAATGGCGCCGGGCGCGGTGCGCACGGTCATGACCGCGTGCAAAGCCGCAACGACGCCAAGCAGATGGAATACCAGCACGATCGCCGCGACGAGGGAGGGGCTGAGCATGATTGTTAGATTTCGCCTTGGCGGAGCCGGACCACGATGGCTAGCATTCTGGCATAGGCGCGGCCCGGGGGCAGGCAGAAATTCCCCGCAGGCGTTAAGCTTTCACGCCCTAGCGCTTTACTACCTTAGCGCCAGCCACATCAAGGAGGACCGCAATGTCAGAGTTCAAGATGGAATACCGGCGCCTGGGCGCCAGCAACCTCAAGGTATCGGCCCTGTGCCTCGGCACCATGATGTTCGCCGACCAGACCGACGAAGCCGAGGCCGGCCGCATCGTCGATAGCGCTCGCGCGCACGGCGTCAACTTAATCGACACTGCGGATGTGTATAGCAAGGGCGGCTCCGAGCGCATGGTGGGCAAGCTGCTCGCCGCCGACCGCCATGACTGGATCCTGGCCAGCAAGCTCGGCAACCCGATGCAGGCTGCGCCCAACCATGCGCACTACTCGCGCGTCTGGATCCTGCGCGAAGTCGAGCAAAGCCTGGGCCGCCTTGGCACCGATTACCTCGACATCCTTTACCTGCACCGCGACTACCCCGGTGAAAACCTGGAAGAACCCGTGCGTGCCATGGGCGACCTGGTGCGTGCCGGCAAGATCCGCTACTGGGCCTTGTCCAATTTCCGCGGCTGGCGCATCGCCGAGGTCGCACGCTTGTGCGACCAACTGGGTGTGCCGCGCCCGGTGGTTTGCCAGCCTTACTACAACCTGCTCAACCGCATGCCCGAGGTGGAAATCCTGCCGGCCTGCCAGCACTTCGGCCTTGGGGTGGTGCCCTATAGCCCGATCGCGCGCGGCGTGCTCACCGGCAAGTACCTGCCCGGCCAGCAGCCCCCGCAAGACTCGCGCGCGGGCCGCGCCGACCGCCGCATGATGGAAACGGAATTCCGTGAGGAATCGCTGGTGATTGCCCAGACGCTCAAGGCGCATGCCGATGCGCGCGGCCTCAAGCTGGGCCAGTTCGCTACCGCCTGGGTGCTGGCCAACCCGATCGTCAGTTCGGTGATTGCCGGGCCACGCACGCTGGCACAGTTCGAGGATTACTTCGGCGCCGTCGGCGTGCCCATCTCCGCCGAAGAAGAGGCCCTGGTCGACCAACTGGTGCGCCCCGGACATGCTTCCACGCATGGCTACAACGACCCGAACTATCCGCTGACCGGGCGTCCGGTTCCTGCAGCCTGAACGCGTTGCCCGCCAGGGCGGCCCGCCCGCAGGCTACCCTGCGCACAACCGGTTCGCCCGGCAACCCGCACGCACGGTTGCCGGGTTGCCGGGCCGCCGGCCCAGGCCAACGGCTCGCGCTCGGGCCGGCCCGCATTTCGCGGACAGATCGCGGGTTTTGCCTCGCGCTTATCATCATGTTGGCTTACAAGCCATGATCTGCATCCCGGGCTTCCCGGAATGTTCTTCAATGGGTTGCCTGGAGAAATAGTCATGCCGCAAGCCCCTGCGCTGATCGATACGCCCGCCAAACCCCGGTCCGGCCTCGCCGTCATGGGGCTGTCCGCACTGGGCGTGGTATTTGGCGACATCGGCACCAGCCCGCTCTACACGTTGAAAACCGTACTCGCGCTCTCGGGGGGCAAGCCGTCGGCGCCGGTTATCCTGGGCCTGCTGAGCCTGCTGATCTGGACATTGATTATCGTCACAACGGTGAAGTACGTGTCCTTTGCCATGCGCATCGATAACAACGGCGAAGGCGGCATTCTTGCCTTGATGTCGCTGTTGGGGATCAAGCAGAAGAAACGCCCGCTGGTGGTGGCCGCCGGGCTGTTCGGGGCGGCATTGATCTATGGCGACGGCGCGATCACACCCGCCATCTCCGTGCTCTCCGCGCTGGAGGGGCTGGAGATTGTCGTTCCCGAGGCCAAATCCGTTATCCTGCCGGCCACGGTGGCCATACTGGTGGCGCTCTTTGCGATCCAGCCCATGGGAACATCCCGCATCGGCAGGGCCTTCGGGCCGGTGATGGCATTTTGGTTTCTTTGCATAGCCGTGCTCGGCATTCGCGGCATCCTGCTGCACCCGTCGATCCTGATTGCGCTCAATCCGATCTATGGCCTGGAATTCCTGTTTTCCAATGGCTATACCAGTTTCCTGGTGCTGGGCGGCATCTTCCTCTGCGTGACCGGCGCCGAGGCGCTGTATGCCGACATGGGCCATTTTGGCCCGCGCCCGATCCGCCTGGCATGGTCCGCCATCGTGTTCCCCAGCCTGCTGCTCAACTATGCCGGACAAGCCGCGCTGGTATTGTCCGGGGCCGATTCAACGCACAACATCTTTTACCTGCTCTGCCCGCCGCCGCTGCTGGTGCCCTTGGTTATCCTGGCCGCCGTGGCGACGGTGATCGCCAGCCAGTCCATAATTACCGGCGCCTTTTCCATGACGCGCCAGGCGATCCTGCTGGGATGGCTGCCGCACCTGCAGATCAGGCAGACCTCCGAGGAGGGCTACGGGCAGATCTACGTTGGCACGGTCAACTGGCTGCTGATGGTGGTGACGGTCAGCCTGGCACTGTTCTTCAAGTCATCGGATCAACTGGCTTCCGCGTATGGCATCGCCGTTTCCCTCACCATGCTGATGACGTCCGTGCTGCTGTTTATCGCCATGCGCGATATCTGGGGCTGGAGCCTGTGGGCCAGCGCGGCCGTGTCGGGCGTCTTCCTGATCATTGACGGCGGGTTCTTCGTGGCCAATCTCGCCAAGGTACTGGATGGCGGGTATATCCCGTTGATGCTGGCGGCGGTTGTCTATGGCGTCATGTTGATCTGGCACCGCGGCACGGCCGCGATTTCGGCGGCCATCAACGAAGACATCACGCCAATCGACGCGTTCCTGGGCGAGGTGCAGGCAAAGGGCATCCCGCGCGTGCCCGGGACCGGGGTGTTCCTGACGCGAACGCTGGATGGCACGCCGCCGGTGATGCTGTGGCATGTCAAGCGCAACCACGCCTTGCAGCAGAAGATCCTTGCCGTGAGCATCGTGACGGAGACGGTGCCGTGGATCAAGGATGCCGAGCGCCTGACGCTAACGCAGCCGATGCCGGGTTTCTGGCGCGCCAACGCCCGCTACGGCTTCATGGAGCGGCCAGATATTCCCAATCTGCTGCAACAGCCCCAGATGCTGCCCTGCGGGCTGGACCTGGGCACCATCACCTACTACATGGGCCTGGAGACCATCGTGCTGCGCGAGGGCGACAGCCGGATGCCGCGCTGGCAAGGCAAGCTGTTCGCCTTGATGGTCAGGAACGGCATGCACGTTACCGATCTTTTCCGGCTGCCCAGCGATCAGGTGGTGGAGATCGGCCGGCGCGTCTCGATCTGACGATCGGGCGACCTGACGATCACGCGCCCCCTGCCGGCCAGCTCATTGCAATACGCACTGTCATACGCACTGTCTCTCGTGACCTATCTCTCGGCCACTCAAGGATCGATTCGCGCCTGCCGCTCAGTGCACGCCGGCGGGAGACCCAACCAACGACATGTTGCCATCAAGAATCCTGGCCACAGGCAAAGCACGCCCTGCCCGGCAGGTCACCTCCTCCGAGCTTGACAAGGTGCTCGGCAAAGGCACCGGCTACGTCAGGAAAGCCTCCGGCATCGACCACCGCTAGCACGCTGGCCCTGGCGAGACGCAATCCGCGTTTGCTGCCTCGCACGCTATCGTGCTGAATTTGTCCGCGTCCTCCGCCGCTGGCGAGGCGTCACCCGCCTTCCTGTTCAAAATTTAGGCAGCCCGATACATAACCGCCACCATTGGCCAAGCGCGGCACGTCAAGCGCGGTTATCCACACAATCTGTGGATAACACGATCCGGCAATCGTGGACAAAATGTGTACGTGCGCCGCAACAATCGACTTTGGCCCGGTGCGATGCCGGTCGCCTTGTGGATTGGCTCCCCGCCTGCTTTGGGAATCTTCTTCCCCCTCTTGCAGATTGTTCCGAACAATATCCCTGACGTCGCGGACTATCCTGCCTGGATCGCCTCGCGGGCAGGCCGGTGGCCGCCCGGCCCAGGCACATTGACAGCCTGACCGGCCTGGCAGCCGATGCGCGCGCCGGCCCGCGAACCGCACTAATGCCAGTAGGACA
The Cupriavidus basilensis DNA segment above includes these coding regions:
- a CDS encoding nuclear transport factor 2 family protein, with translation MTEPTGLTALLRWYETLSPASLGDIARFYSDDARFKDPFNDVRGREAIRRIFAHMFVATDNPRFVIGEQFRKPGQAFVLWDFHFTLKGKPYHVHGSSHFCFGDDGRVTLHRDYWDAAQELWQQLPWLGPLVGWLRRRFATPLS
- a CDS encoding ion channel, with the protein product MNLTVHDLLALASASILTVTVVAIHYEALRLLSGMNPRRWTGRVNVGVLIVCIILAHSLEAMVFAVGYWVAGNVLGLGGLTSAHPITPIVYLYFSLETFTTQSLGDIAPIGATRLLASIEPLVGLILIGWSTSFTYIIMRRDWPTGTSRQAAQADL
- the cls gene encoding cardiolipin synthase, translating into MLSPSLVAAIVLVFHLLGVVAALHAVMTVRTAPGAIAWAGSLVMMPYFTLIPYLILGSRSFAGYVNARRFNNDRLREVTHEMEPHEREARDASVVHSPPQPYLRALPRLTGMPCLANNAVRLLVNGEATFEAIFAAIAAARQVVIVQFFIVHDDALGRRLQSLLCERAAAGVKVYFLYDSIGSHALPGQYVKVLLAAGVEARAFATRRGFVNRFQLNFRNHRKLVVVDGECAFTGGHNVGNEYVGLKPPLAPWRDTHIEIRGSAVLDLQMVFAEDWFWAAREVPMLLPPPAAPAGGMTCQVVPSGPADAQETCSLFFVEAIQAARWRVWITSPYFVPDEAVFAVLRLAVLRGVDVRILLPARPDHLVVFAASTLYAYQAVCAGVKLYRYQPGFLHQKVILIDDEAAAVGSANLDNRSFRLNFELMVMTADRDFTASVTRMLEADFAQACQIERSEYTAAPTLRRVAMHVATLFAPIL
- a CDS encoding potassium transporter Kup, with amino-acid sequence MPQAPALIDTPAKPRSGLAVMGLSALGVVFGDIGTSPLYTLKTVLALSGGKPSAPVILGLLSLLIWTLIIVTTVKYVSFAMRIDNNGEGGILALMSLLGIKQKKRPLVVAAGLFGAALIYGDGAITPAISVLSALEGLEIVVPEAKSVILPATVAILVALFAIQPMGTSRIGRAFGPVMAFWFLCIAVLGIRGILLHPSILIALNPIYGLEFLFSNGYTSFLVLGGIFLCVTGAEALYADMGHFGPRPIRLAWSAIVFPSLLLNYAGQAALVLSGADSTHNIFYLLCPPPLLVPLVILAAVATVIASQSIITGAFSMTRQAILLGWLPHLQIRQTSEEGYGQIYVGTVNWLLMVVTVSLALFFKSSDQLASAYGIAVSLTMLMTSVLLFIAMRDIWGWSLWASAAVSGVFLIIDGGFFVANLAKVLDGGYIPLMLAAVVYGVMLIWHRGTAAISAAINEDITPIDAFLGEVQAKGIPRVPGTGVFLTRTLDGTPPVMLWHVKRNHALQQKILAVSIVTETVPWIKDAERLTLTQPMPGFWRANARYGFMERPDIPNLLQQPQMLPCGLDLGTITYYMGLETIVLREGDSRMPRWQGKLFALMVRNGMHVTDLFRLPSDQVVEIGRRVSI
- a CDS encoding aldo/keto reductase; the encoded protein is MSEFKMEYRRLGASNLKVSALCLGTMMFADQTDEAEAGRIVDSARAHGVNLIDTADVYSKGGSERMVGKLLAADRHDWILASKLGNPMQAAPNHAHYSRVWILREVEQSLGRLGTDYLDILYLHRDYPGENLEEPVRAMGDLVRAGKIRYWALSNFRGWRIAEVARLCDQLGVPRPVVCQPYYNLLNRMPEVEILPACQHFGLGVVPYSPIARGVLTGKYLPGQQPPQDSRAGRADRRMMETEFREESLVIAQTLKAHADARGLKLGQFATAWVLANPIVSSVIAGPRTLAQFEDYFGAVGVPISAEEEALVDQLVRPGHASTHGYNDPNYPLTGRPVPAA